Proteins encoded within one genomic window of Phototrophicus methaneseepsis:
- a CDS encoding glycoside hydrolase family 57 protein — protein sequence MHLWHLTTDAPRLPWRVSPGERVRLVIGTWPIEPGQVVQIRYRVDHADGTQTQDQLAAIWQRNVGSNSYWEAEFKPFLNGDVVTYWVQGQSTGQQLINSSASFQVGPKLHLALMWHQHQPMYKDTSHPNQAGSYLQPWVRLHAIRDYYSMVALVAEHTDIHVTVNLTPVLIWQIEDYAERHATDQALELTLKSAELFTDDDREQLLSSFFDADWHNQIFPHPRYKELFIQRREGHPFTVQDIRDLQMWFNLAWFGQEFRASDVNLVTGETVSVHHLVEQGRDFSATDVTEMLAEQYKIMRAVIPLHRQLQEHGQIEVTTTPFYHPILPILIDSDHATIDRPETVHPRRFAYPEDANDHVNKAVEYYQQHFGQPPRGMWPAEGAVSQSVIPIFAEYNIAWIATDRGVLARSGKWGYNTDDVDVLCQPYRAEENGTSISIFFRDTQLSDAIGFHYQGYSDHDLAAKVFIEEIKQRFSRHLSGNQDRILTVILDGENAWGAYRDDARPFLHALYQQLEADAEIQTVMFSEYLTGHSERGIAPHSEDTQSKVYDLFTGSWIDENGSTSGVDLGTWIGEEEENRGWELLGQTRDFLSQAGVTPDTAPDAFEALYIAEGSDWFWWFGEDQDSGRDDEFDDLFRLHLKNVYRKLRVNPPDELNKNIVPHAMIWTFVRQIKQIQVGDRLTIRTNCPGILTWHWNDNVEIVSPLVPVGGVMAGIRRYQLTLQPIWEPGLVRFRFHCTHPNCSGQDICCEPRDYTVLVD from the coding sequence GGAGCAACAGTTACTGGGAAGCTGAATTCAAGCCTTTCCTTAATGGCGACGTTGTGACGTATTGGGTGCAAGGTCAATCTACTGGACAACAACTGATTAACTCATCGGCTTCTTTTCAGGTCGGACCCAAACTTCATCTGGCACTGATGTGGCATCAACACCAACCGATGTACAAAGATACGTCCCACCCCAACCAGGCGGGTAGTTATTTACAGCCCTGGGTGCGACTGCACGCTATTCGAGATTACTATTCGATGGTAGCACTTGTAGCTGAACATACCGATATTCATGTGACGGTTAACCTCACACCTGTGCTGATCTGGCAGATTGAAGACTACGCTGAGCGTCATGCTACTGATCAAGCACTTGAATTGACCCTGAAATCCGCTGAATTGTTTACCGATGATGACCGTGAGCAACTGCTAAGCAGTTTTTTCGATGCTGACTGGCATAACCAGATCTTTCCGCACCCTCGCTACAAGGAACTATTTATACAGCGTCGCGAGGGGCATCCTTTCACAGTACAGGATATTCGTGACTTGCAAATGTGGTTCAATCTTGCATGGTTTGGTCAAGAGTTCCGGGCGAGTGATGTTAATTTAGTAACGGGCGAAACCGTTTCAGTACACCACTTGGTTGAGCAAGGACGGGATTTCAGTGCAACCGATGTTACAGAAATGCTTGCTGAGCAGTACAAAATCATGCGGGCGGTGATCCCACTCCATCGACAACTTCAGGAGCATGGTCAAATTGAGGTTACCACAACACCATTTTACCACCCAATCCTCCCAATCCTGATTGACTCGGATCATGCTACCATTGATCGTCCTGAAACAGTTCATCCGCGTCGTTTTGCCTATCCAGAAGATGCCAATGATCACGTAAACAAGGCTGTCGAATATTACCAGCAGCACTTTGGACAACCGCCACGCGGGATGTGGCCAGCGGAGGGTGCTGTGAGTCAGTCTGTGATACCCATTTTCGCAGAGTATAACATTGCATGGATCGCAACGGATCGTGGCGTTCTGGCACGCTCTGGTAAGTGGGGCTATAACACAGATGACGTGGATGTCCTATGTCAACCCTATCGTGCAGAGGAGAATGGGACTTCTATCAGTATTTTCTTCCGCGATACACAACTTTCCGATGCGATTGGCTTTCACTATCAAGGGTACTCCGATCATGATCTAGCAGCAAAAGTTTTCATAGAAGAGATCAAACAACGTTTCTCTCGACATCTTTCTGGCAATCAAGATCGTATCCTGACCGTTATTCTCGATGGTGAAAATGCCTGGGGAGCTTATCGTGATGATGCCCGCCCCTTCCTCCATGCTCTCTATCAACAGCTCGAAGCGGATGCTGAAATCCAGACGGTCATGTTTAGCGAGTATTTAACGGGTCATTCTGAGCGAGGAATTGCTCCACATTCTGAAGACACACAGTCTAAAGTCTATGACCTCTTTACTGGTTCGTGGATCGATGAAAATGGTTCCACATCGGGTGTGGATCTCGGTACATGGATTGGTGAAGAGGAGGAAAATCGCGGCTGGGAGCTATTGGGACAGACACGGGATTTCCTTAGTCAAGCAGGTGTAACGCCTGACACCGCACCCGATGCGTTCGAAGCATTGTACATCGCTGAAGGCAGTGATTGGTTCTGGTGGTTTGGTGAAGATCAAGATTCGGGCAGGGATGACGAGTTTGACGATCTCTTTCGCCTCCATCTGAAGAATGTCTATCGTAAGCTTCGTGTGAATCCCCCGGATGAGCTGAATAAAAACATTGTACCTCATGCCATGATATGGACGTTTGTCCGACAAATAAAGCAAATACAAGTGGGAGACAGGTTGACAATCCGCACCAACTGCCCGGGTATACTCACATGGCATTGGAACGATAACGTAGAAATTGTATCCCCTCTGGTTCCAGTGGGCGGGGTCATGGCAGGCATTCGTCGCTATCAGCTAACTCTCCAACCGATCTGGGAACCGGGGCTTGTGCGCTTCCGATTTCACTGCACACACCCCAATTGTAGCGGTCAAGATATTTGTTGCGAACCACGAGATTACACTGTATTAGTTGATTGA